In Posidoniimonas polymericola, one genomic interval encodes:
- a CDS encoding preprotein translocase subunit SecA, protein MSTVPTGSSRQIQRLVGSPLRRRLAKWSACLPAIAAREPELQELSDYDLRKESLSLRYRARSGEPLDRLLVEGFALVREAARRTKNMRHFDVQLLGGAAAHHGSIIEMQTGEGKTLTATLPMYLAALDGKGAHLSTVNDYLAARDAELMEPVYKALGMSIGVIQQQQASDQRRKAYSCDVTYGTANEMGFDFLRDRLLKRRIEEGERDLFGEMLGGQGRDSEKPVQGDLHFMLVDEADSILIDEARTPLIISAAPGEDEEIAAEAYLWAAEVAPRFEEDEHFDYEDKEKRVDLNLAGRRLVRELKKPAAMDRLPLSEIYDYVERSVKVEREMILDRHYVVRDGEIVIVDEFTGRLSEGRKWRAGLHQAIEAREGVEITFETNQAARITIQDLFLRYQRLSGMTGTASTSARELSKIYEVYVTPIPTNRPPIRQQLPTLVFGSADEKWKAIVEDVSEQHANGRPVLIGTRSIDKSEHLAKLLGERGIEATVLNARHVAREAEIVAAAGERGKVTVATNMAGRGTDIRLGEGVHELGGLYVICTELHESRRIDRQLVGRCGRQGDPGAFRQFLALDDEIILQGFGPKKAAKMTAIGANKVGRLSGYDSVFYKAQAKIERRHFRDRKVLLYHDKERQKVQRAMSQDPYLDSPG, encoded by the coding sequence GTGTCGACCGTCCCCACCGGCTCATCGCGTCAGATCCAGCGCCTCGTCGGCAGCCCGCTGCGCCGTCGGCTGGCGAAGTGGTCCGCCTGCCTGCCCGCCATCGCCGCCCGCGAGCCGGAGCTGCAGGAGCTGAGTGACTACGACCTGCGGAAAGAGAGCCTGTCGCTCCGCTACCGCGCCCGCAGCGGCGAGCCGCTCGACCGGCTGCTGGTCGAGGGCTTCGCGCTGGTCCGCGAGGCCGCCCGACGCACTAAAAACATGCGGCACTTCGACGTGCAGTTGCTGGGTGGCGCCGCCGCGCACCACGGCTCCATCATCGAGATGCAGACCGGCGAGGGCAAAACCCTCACCGCCACGCTGCCGATGTACCTCGCCGCGCTCGACGGCAAGGGCGCCCACCTGTCGACCGTCAACGACTACCTTGCCGCGCGCGACGCCGAGCTGATGGAGCCGGTCTACAAGGCGCTCGGCATGTCGATTGGCGTGATCCAGCAGCAGCAGGCCTCTGACCAACGCCGCAAGGCGTACTCGTGCGATGTCACCTACGGCACCGCCAACGAGATGGGCTTCGACTTCCTCCGCGACCGGCTGCTGAAACGCCGCATCGAGGAGGGCGAGCGGGACCTGTTCGGCGAGATGCTCGGCGGCCAGGGCCGCGACAGCGAGAAGCCCGTGCAGGGCGACCTCCACTTCATGCTGGTCGACGAGGCCGACAGCATCCTCATCGACGAGGCCCGCACGCCGCTGATCATCAGCGCCGCGCCAGGCGAGGACGAGGAGATCGCCGCCGAGGCCTACCTGTGGGCCGCGGAGGTCGCCCCCCGCTTCGAAGAGGACGAACACTTCGACTACGAGGACAAGGAGAAGCGGGTCGACCTCAACCTGGCCGGCCGCCGCCTGGTCCGCGAGCTGAAGAAGCCGGCCGCCATGGACCGGCTGCCGCTGTCCGAGATCTACGACTACGTCGAGCGGTCGGTGAAGGTCGAGCGCGAGATGATCCTCGACCGGCACTACGTCGTCCGCGACGGCGAGATTGTCATCGTCGACGAGTTTACCGGTCGGTTGTCGGAGGGCCGCAAGTGGCGGGCCGGCCTGCACCAGGCGATCGAGGCCCGCGAAGGGGTCGAGATTACTTTCGAGACCAACCAGGCTGCGCGGATCACCATCCAGGACCTGTTCCTCCGCTACCAGCGACTGTCCGGCATGACCGGCACCGCCAGCACCTCGGCCCGCGAGCTATCGAAGATCTACGAGGTGTACGTCACGCCGATCCCGACCAACCGCCCGCCGATCCGCCAGCAGCTGCCGACCTTGGTCTTCGGCAGCGCCGATGAGAAGTGGAAGGCGATTGTCGAGGACGTCTCGGAGCAGCACGCTAACGGGCGCCCGGTGCTGATTGGCACCCGCTCGATCGACAAGAGCGAGCACCTGGCCAAGCTGCTCGGCGAGCGCGGCATCGAGGCCACCGTGCTCAACGCCCGGCATGTCGCCCGCGAGGCAGAGATCGTCGCCGCGGCAGGCGAGCGGGGCAAGGTCACGGTGGCGACCAACATGGCCGGCCGCGGCACCGACATCCGCCTGGGCGAGGGCGTTCACGAGCTGGGCGGCCTGTATGTGATCTGCACCGAGCTGCACGAGAGCCGCCGCATCGACCGCCAGCTGGTCGGCCGCTGCGGCCGCCAGGGCGACCCCGGCGCTTTCCGCCAGTTCCTCGCCCTCGACGACGAGATCATCCTGCAGGGCTTCGGCCCCAAGAAGGCCGCCAAGATGACGGCGATCGGCGCGAACAAGGTCGGCCGGCTGTCGGGCTACGACTCGGTGTTCTACAAGGCCCAGGCCAAGATCGAGCGCCGCCACTTCCGCGACCGCAAGGTGCTGCTGTACCACGACAAGGAACGCCAGAAGGTCCAGCGGGCGATGAGCCAGGACC